In Rhizobium oryzihabitans, one DNA window encodes the following:
- the aroB gene encoding 3-dehydroquinate synthase — MTPSEIHADERLVHVPLGERAYDILIGPGLIGRAGGEISARLKGRRAAIITDEHVAPLYLEGLMDGLQTDGIEAVSLTLPAGEKTKSFEHLVTVCDAVLAARVERNDAVIALGGGVIGDLAGFAAGIVRRGVRFVQIPTSLLAQVDSSVGGKTGINSRHGKNLIGVFHQPDLVLADTAVLDTLSPREFRAGYAEVVKYGLIDKPDFFFWLEKNWDDIRTGGPARIQAIATSCQAKADVVVADEKENGVRALLNLGHTFGHALEAATNYDSKRLVHGEGVAIGMVLAHQFSARLNLASPDDAARVEAHLKAVGLPTTMKDIPGELPPVETLMTAIAQDKKVKGGKLTFILTHGIGQSFVADDVAASEVQSFLSEKHPG; from the coding sequence ATGACGCCTTCCGAAATCCACGCCGATGAACGTCTCGTCCATGTGCCGCTCGGCGAGCGCGCCTATGACATTCTGATCGGGCCGGGCCTGATCGGCCGGGCGGGCGGCGAGATTTCGGCGCGGCTGAAGGGCCGGCGCGCGGCCATCATCACCGATGAACATGTCGCGCCGCTTTACCTCGAAGGCCTGATGGATGGCCTGCAGACGGATGGCATCGAGGCCGTCTCGCTGACCCTGCCGGCCGGCGAAAAGACCAAGAGCTTCGAACATCTGGTCACCGTCTGCGATGCGGTTCTGGCAGCAAGGGTGGAGCGTAACGATGCGGTGATCGCGCTCGGCGGCGGCGTGATCGGCGATCTCGCCGGTTTTGCAGCGGGCATCGTGCGCCGCGGCGTGCGCTTCGTGCAGATACCGACCTCGCTTCTGGCGCAGGTCGATTCCTCCGTCGGCGGCAAGACCGGCATCAACAGCCGCCATGGCAAGAACCTCATCGGCGTATTCCACCAGCCCGATCTGGTGCTGGCGGATACGGCCGTGCTCGATACGCTGAGCCCGCGTGAATTCCGCGCCGGTTATGCCGAAGTGGTCAAATACGGATTGATCGACAAGCCGGATTTCTTCTTCTGGCTGGAAAAGAACTGGGATGACATCCGCACCGGCGGACCCGCCCGCATTCAGGCGATTGCAACGAGCTGCCAGGCGAAAGCCGATGTGGTGGTGGCGGATGAGAAGGAAAACGGCGTGCGCGCCCTCCTTAATCTCGGCCATACATTCGGCCATGCGCTGGAGGCGGCGACCAATTACGATAGCAAGCGGCTGGTGCATGGCGAAGGCGTCGCCATCGGCATGGTGCTGGCGCACCAGTTCTCCGCGCGGCTCAACCTTGCAAGCCCGGACGATGCCGCTCGCGTTGAAGCGCATCTGAAGGCTGTCGGCCTGCCGACGACGATGAAGGATATTCCGGGCGAGTTGCCGCCGGTCGAAACGCTGATGACGGCAATCGCGCAGGACAAGAAGGTCAAGGGCGGCAAGCTCACCTTCATCCTCACCCACGGCATCGGCCAGTCCTTCGTGGCCGATGATGTTGCGGCGTCCGAGGTGCAGTCCTTCCTGTCGGAAAAGCATCCGGGGTAA
- a CDS encoding L,D-transpeptidase family protein, with protein sequence MRLTHFALLACTALILTGCNDTLETVERDVSHVKNKVDYPLSPSILAEIDKRGMDRTSPIMIRIFKEEGALEIWKARRDNRFEKIAGYEICAWSGKLGPKVKEGDRQAPEGFYNLTPAHLNPNSKYYLAINTGFPNRYDAANGRNGTNLMIHGACSSSGCYSMTDAQILEIYGFARDAFKGGQKTVQLQAFPFRMTAENMARHRQSEHLEFWKMLKVGYDNFEVTKRPPEVNVCEKKYVFNQQTEGGSFNASAQCPAMSTPPALVSALSSYEKTYDLAYEKAMSKYDGMAWYDPSEAERKALVAEKRKGREPAYAPTGSALKAGKLMKETEYAALMEKKAQQVTSSSPATTATASSLRGPRPSAVQPAAPQSNPAPAAPTMVAAATPAPAAAGQGGTAAQGIPVPALNPLAYSAAPQPEAPEKKPFWKFWAKE encoded by the coding sequence ATGCGTTTGACACATTTTGCCCTTCTCGCCTGCACCGCGCTCATTCTTACCGGCTGCAACGATACGCTCGAAACCGTGGAACGCGACGTTTCCCACGTCAAGAACAAGGTCGATTACCCGCTGTCTCCGTCCATTCTGGCCGAGATCGACAAAAGGGGCATGGACCGCACCTCGCCGATCATGATCCGCATCTTCAAGGAAGAAGGTGCCTTGGAAATCTGGAAGGCCAGACGCGACAACCGCTTCGAGAAGATCGCCGGTTACGAGATTTGCGCATGGTCCGGCAAACTCGGACCGAAGGTGAAGGAAGGCGACCGGCAGGCGCCGGAAGGTTTCTACAACCTGACGCCCGCGCACCTTAATCCAAACTCGAAATATTATCTCGCCATCAATACCGGCTTCCCGAACCGCTACGATGCCGCCAATGGCCGCAACGGCACCAATCTGATGATCCATGGCGCCTGCTCATCGTCAGGCTGTTATTCGATGACGGATGCGCAGATTCTTGAAATCTATGGTTTTGCCCGTGACGCCTTCAAGGGCGGCCAGAAGACCGTGCAGCTGCAGGCCTTCCCGTTCCGCATGACGGCGGAGAACATGGCCCGCCATCGCCAGAGTGAGCATCTCGAATTCTGGAAGATGCTGAAGGTCGGTTACGACAACTTCGAAGTGACCAAGCGCCCGCCGGAAGTGAATGTCTGCGAGAAGAAATACGTCTTCAACCAGCAGACGGAAGGCGGCAGCTTCAACGCCTCCGCCCAATGCCCGGCCATGAGCACGCCGCCGGCGCTTGTCAGCGCGCTTTCGAGCTACGAGAAGACCTACGATCTCGCCTATGAAAAGGCGATGTCGAAATATGACGGCATGGCCTGGTACGACCCGAGCGAGGCGGAGCGCAAGGCGCTGGTCGCCGAAAAGCGCAAGGGCCGCGAACCTGCCTATGCGCCAACCGGCTCGGCGCTAAAGGCCGGCAAGCTGATGAAAGAAACGGAATATGCCGCGCTGATGGAGAAGAAGGCGCAGCAGGTCACGTCGTCCTCACCGGCGACCACCGCAACAGCCTCGTCCCTGCGCGGTCCGCGTCCTTCCGCTGTTCAGCCCGCCGCTCCGCAATCGAACCCTGCCCCGGCAGCACCGACAATGGTTGCCGCTGCCACTCCGGCGCCTGCAGCTGCCGGTCAGGGCGGAACTGCCGCCCAGGGCATCCCGGTTCCGGCTTTGAACCCGCTCGCCTATTCCGCCGCTCCACAACCGGAAGCGCCGGAAAAGAAGCCGTTCTGGAAGTTCTGGGCCAAGGAATGA
- a CDS encoding J domain-containing protein — protein MKLDSKYFDRIRTRRKREREPEVQAPTCQWDGCDKPGVHRAPVGRNAEGQFFLFCFEHVKEYNKGYNYFSGLSDGEIARYQKEAITGHRPTWTVGVNKTARDSPLHSTLRSGTASGNARIRDPFGFAGGFAGGARAGGQRMQQDRKLKTLEAKAFDTLGLAASAKQEEIKRRYKELVKKHHPDANGGDRGSEERFRAVVQAYQLLKQSGFC, from the coding sequence ATGAAACTGGATTCGAAATATTTCGACCGCATCCGCACGCGCCGGAAAAGGGAGAGGGAACCTGAGGTTCAGGCCCCCACCTGCCAGTGGGACGGATGCGACAAGCCGGGCGTTCACCGCGCACCCGTCGGCCGCAATGCCGAGGGGCAATTCTTCCTGTTCTGTTTTGAGCATGTGAAGGAATACAACAAGGGCTATAATTATTTCTCGGGCCTGTCCGACGGCGAGATCGCCCGTTACCAGAAAGAGGCGATCACCGGCCATCGCCCCACCTGGACGGTGGGCGTCAACAAGACGGCGCGCGACAGCCCTTTGCACTCCACACTTCGATCCGGCACTGCGAGCGGCAATGCCCGCATTCGCGATCCCTTCGGCTTCGCCGGCGGCTTTGCGGGTGGCGCAAGGGCAGGCGGACAGCGCATGCAGCAGGACCGCAAATTGAAGACGCTGGAGGCGAAAGCCTTCGATACGCTCGGTCTTGCCGCCAGTGCGAAGCAGGAAGAGATAAAAAGGCGCTATAAGGAGCTTGTCAAAAAGCACCATCCTGATGCTAATGGTGGCGATCGTGGTTCGGAAGAACGTTTTCGGGCTGTTGTTCAAGCATATCAATTGTTAAAGCAGTCAGGTTTCTGCTAA
- the cobT gene encoding cobaltochelatase subunit CobT, with protein MAARGDNSRAKPGTAVDTEPLRQAIAGCVRSVAGDAEVEVVFANERPGLAGERMRLPEISKKPTAQEIAVTRGLGDSMALRLACHDADTHAVMSPQGAEARLIFDAVEQARVESIGALRMPGMASNIQAMNTEKYAKANFSGINNKDDAPLAEAVALLVREKLTGEKPPASAGQVLDLWRDFIEDKAAGDLKDLSSVITDQKAFSRLVRKMLTSMQMAEDFGDEDNEPDSQEAESNEDQPRTNETEEEQAEEEAGSDATPADENEASQEEMEEGEMDGAEMSDEEMSDDLDEDSETPGETRRPNSPFDDFNEKVDYRIFTQEFDEEIHAEELCDEAELDRLRAFLDKQLAHLQGAVGRLANRLQRRLMAQQNRSWDFDLEEGYLDPARLVRLIIDPMQPLSFKKERDTQFRDTVVSLVIDNSGSMRGRPITVAATCADILARTLERSGVKVEILGFTTKAWKGGQSREQWLASGKPASPGRLNDLRHIIYKSADAPWRRSRRNLGLMMREGLLKENIDGEALMWAHNRLIGRPEQRKIMMMISDGAPVDDSTLSVNPGNYLERHLRAVIEQIETRSPVELLAIGIGHDVTRYYRRAVTIVDADELAGAMTEQLAALFEDTSNASGSSRRVRRAG; from the coding sequence ATGGCAGCGCGCGGCGACAATTCCAGAGCAAAACCGGGTACGGCGGTCGATACGGAGCCGTTGCGTCAGGCGATTGCCGGATGCGTGCGATCCGTTGCCGGCGATGCCGAGGTCGAGGTCGTGTTCGCCAATGAGCGGCCCGGTCTTGCCGGCGAGCGCATGCGCCTGCCGGAAATATCCAAGAAACCCACCGCGCAGGAAATCGCCGTCACGCGCGGTCTGGGCGATTCCATGGCGCTGCGCCTTGCCTGCCATGACGCCGACACCCATGCGGTGATGTCGCCGCAAGGGGCAGAAGCGCGGCTGATTTTCGATGCGGTTGAGCAGGCGCGGGTGGAATCCATCGGCGCGCTGCGCATGCCGGGCATGGCTTCCAACATCCAGGCCATGAACACCGAAAAATACGCCAAGGCGAATTTTTCGGGCATCAACAACAAGGATGACGCACCGCTTGCCGAAGCCGTGGCCCTGCTGGTGCGCGAAAAACTGACAGGCGAAAAGCCACCGGCAAGCGCCGGTCAGGTTCTCGATCTGTGGCGCGACTTCATTGAAGACAAGGCCGCTGGCGATCTCAAGGATCTCTCCAGCGTCATCACCGATCAGAAGGCGTTTTCGCGGCTGGTGCGCAAGATGCTGACCTCCATGCAGATGGCGGAGGATTTCGGCGACGAGGATAACGAGCCTGACAGTCAGGAGGCGGAGTCCAACGAGGATCAGCCGCGTACCAACGAGACAGAGGAAGAGCAGGCCGAGGAAGAGGCCGGTTCCGATGCGACGCCGGCCGATGAAAACGAGGCCTCGCAGGAGGAAATGGAAGAAGGCGAGATGGACGGCGCCGAGATGTCGGACGAGGAGATGTCCGATGATCTCGACGAGGATTCCGAGACGCCCGGCGAGACCCGCCGTCCCAACAGCCCCTTCGACGATTTCAACGAAAAGGTCGATTACCGCATCTTCACCCAGGAATTCGACGAGGAGATCCACGCCGAGGAACTATGTGACGAAGCCGAGCTTGACCGCCTGCGCGCTTTTCTCGACAAGCAGCTCGCCCACCTTCAGGGCGCCGTCGGGCGTCTGGCGAACCGGCTGCAGCGTCGCCTGATGGCGCAGCAGAACCGTTCGTGGGATTTCGACCTTGAAGAGGGTTATCTCGATCCGGCCCGCCTCGTCAGGCTCATCATCGATCCCATGCAGCCGCTTTCCTTCAAGAAGGAGCGCGACACCCAGTTCCGCGATACCGTCGTTTCGCTCGTCATCGACAATTCCGGCTCGATGCGCGGCCGGCCCATCACTGTTGCGGCCACCTGCGCGGATATTCTGGCGCGCACGCTGGAGCGCTCGGGCGTGAAGGTGGAAATTCTGGGCTTCACCACCAAGGCTTGGAAGGGCGGGCAATCGCGTGAGCAATGGCTGGCCAGCGGCAAGCCGGCTTCGCCGGGCCGCCTCAATGATTTGCGCCACATCATCTACAAGTCGGCGGATGCCCCGTGGCGGCGTTCGCGGCGCAATCTCGGCCTGATGATGCGCGAAGGCCTGCTGAAGGAAAATATCGACGGCGAAGCGCTGATGTGGGCGCATAACCGCCTGATCGGCCGGCCCGAGCAGCGCAAGATCATGATGATGATTTCGGACGGTGCGCCCGTCGACGATTCGACGCTGTCGGTCAATCCGGGCAACTATCTAGAGCGGCATCTGCGCGCCGTGATCGAGCAGATCGAGACACGGTCGCCGGTGGAACTGCTGGCGATCGGTATCGGCCACGACGTGACGCGTTATTATCGCCGTGCCGTAACCATCGTGGATGCGGACGAGCTGGCCGGCGCGATGACCGAGCAGCTCGCGGCGCTCTTCGAGGACACGAGCAATGCTTCCGGTTCGTCCCGCAGGGTTCGCCGTGCGGGATAA
- a CDS encoding shikimate kinase produces MNETNLSVPATLGEQARAKLGRRNIVFVGLMGAGKSAIGRMVAQQLKVSFIDTDVEIERVSRMTIAELFATYGEEEFRALETRVIKRLLRGGPKVISTGGGAFINDNTRRHITRGGISLWLKADLEVLWERVNKRDHRPLLKTENPKATLAALMEKRYPIYAEADLTIESRDVRKEIIVTEVLAAIAGIEQKD; encoded by the coding sequence ATGAATGAAACGAATTTATCCGTCCCGGCCACACTCGGGGAACAAGCGCGGGCAAAGCTCGGACGGCGCAACATCGTCTTTGTCGGGCTGATGGGGGCTGGAAAATCCGCGATAGGCCGCATGGTCGCCCAGCAACTCAAGGTCTCCTTCATCGATACGGATGTCGAAATCGAGCGGGTTTCGCGCATGACGATAGCCGAGCTTTTCGCCACCTATGGCGAGGAGGAATTCCGGGCGCTGGAAACACGGGTCATCAAGCGGCTGCTGCGCGGCGGCCCCAAGGTCATTTCCACCGGCGGCGGCGCCTTCATCAACGACAATACCCGCCGGCACATCACGCGCGGCGGTATTTCGCTGTGGCTGAAGGCCGATCTCGAGGTGCTCTGGGAAAGGGTCAACAAGCGTGACCACCGCCCGCTTCTCAAGACCGAAAACCCCAAGGCGACGCTCGCGGCCCTGATGGAAAAACGTTACCCGATCTATGCCGAGGCGGATCTGACCATCGAATCCCGCGATGTCCGCAAGGAAATCATCGTGACAGAAGTGCTGGCCGCCATAGCCGGCATCGAACAGAAAGACTGA
- a CDS encoding sulfurtransferase TusA family protein → MSGTAEIVYDLRGLKCPLPVLRSRKKLAALKAGDVLTVETTDPLAVIDIAHMCNEDGHRLVETVALDKGHRFRIVKGA, encoded by the coding sequence ATGAGCGGCACAGCCGAGATCGTTTATGATTTGAGGGGGCTTAAATGCCCCCTTCCGGTTTTGAGAAGCCGCAAGAAGCTTGCGGCGCTGAAGGCGGGCGATGTCTTGACTGTCGAGACGACCGATCCGCTGGCCGTGATCGATATTGCCCATATGTGCAATGAGGACGGGCATAGGCTGGTGGAGACGGTTGCGCTGGATAAGGGGCATCGGTTTCGGATCGTAAAAGGGGCGTAA
- a CDS encoding esterase-like activity of phytase family protein has protein sequence MRDKRSRASLSRKSLVVAATLAVGSLVPVPIGASTIDVPVSVRQLSGFEVGTSAKRFGKLEFIGGMVMSAPEKLFGAISSIRFRPNGEDFVAVLDTGHWLTGRVMRDAAGALSGLADVRITPMLDMGGREPPRKMEMDAEGLALRDGKVIVSYEQRHRIDIYSDPGFETSKPLGRLPHLIPNNELRHNGGMEALAVSPADSPLAGALVVVAEKSIDADGNLLAAILEGPLKGTFAVTHHPSFDVTDGAFLPNGDLLLLERRFNFAEGVGMRIRRIRGADIRPGAVVDGEILMEAGMAYQIDNMEGMDVVKGPDGSTRLIIVSDDNHSFLQRNLMLEFKLVE, from the coding sequence GTGCGGGATAAGCGGAGCCGGGCTTCCCTCTCCCGCAAGTCTCTGGTCGTTGCCGCTACCCTGGCGGTCGGCTCGCTTGTTCCGGTTCCGATTGGTGCGTCCACCATCGACGTGCCGGTGAGCGTTCGCCAGCTGTCCGGCTTCGAGGTCGGCACCAGCGCAAAACGTTTCGGCAAGCTGGAATTTATCGGCGGCATGGTGATGAGCGCGCCGGAAAAACTGTTCGGAGCCATATCTTCCATCCGCTTCCGCCCCAATGGGGAGGACTTTGTAGCGGTGTTGGATACCGGCCACTGGCTGACGGGCAGAGTCATGCGCGATGCAGCCGGCGCGCTGTCCGGGCTTGCTGATGTTCGCATTACCCCCATGCTGGACATGGGCGGGCGCGAACCGCCGCGCAAGATGGAAATGGATGCGGAAGGTCTGGCACTGCGTGACGGCAAAGTTATCGTCAGCTACGAGCAGCGGCACAGGATCGATATCTATTCCGATCCGGGCTTCGAGACATCGAAACCGCTCGGTCGCCTGCCGCATCTCATCCCCAATAACGAGTTGCGCCATAATGGCGGCATGGAGGCCCTGGCAGTATCGCCGGCCGATTCGCCGCTAGCCGGCGCCCTGGTCGTGGTGGCTGAAAAAAGCATCGATGCCGACGGCAATCTTCTCGCCGCCATATTGGAAGGCCCGCTGAAGGGCACATTCGCCGTCACCCATCACCCCTCATTTGATGTGACGGATGGCGCTTTCTTGCCCAATGGCGATCTGCTGCTGCTGGAGCGCCGCTTCAACTTCGCGGAAGGTGTGGGCATGCGCATCCGCCGCATCCGTGGTGCCGATATCAGGCCGGGCGCGGTGGTGGATGGCGAAATCCTCATGGAAGCGGGCATGGCCTACCAGATCGACAATATGGAAGGCATGGATGTCGTGAAAGGGCCTGATGGTTCCACGCGCCTCATCATCGTTTCCGACGATAATCACTCGTTCCTCCAGCGCAACCTGATGCTGGAATTCAAGCTGGTGGAGTGA
- a CDS encoding histidine kinase, giving the protein MPTLFRFTMILATIAGLIYGGMVLLVMFVQPRDREVTVRIPSERLNPPAAEPARRTP; this is encoded by the coding sequence ATGCCCACCCTCTTCCGCTTCACGATGATACTGGCGACCATTGCGGGGTTGATCTATGGCGGCATGGTGCTGCTTGTCATGTTCGTTCAGCCACGCGACCGCGAAGTGACCGTGCGCATTCCTTCCGAGCGGCTGAACCCACCGGCGGCTGAGCCGGCCAGGCGCACCCCATGA
- the xerD gene encoding site-specific tyrosine recombinase XerD — MNAQAAGGRDGARLESFLEMMSAERGAATNTLSSYEHDLSDLREFLGQRGQSLTEAGTPDLSAYLTHLSAQGFAATSQARRLSSMRQFYRFLYSEGLRSDDPTGIIDAPKKGLTLPKTMSVDDVNRLLALAAQEAATSGPGQLARIRMHLLLELLYATGMRVSELVSLPVKVLRQEGRFLMIRGKGNKDRMVLLSRAAIEAMEKYEAARKALAPEKSRAAATQKKPETQESPWLFPSNSKEGHLPRQVFARDLKDIAIRAGLTPSAVSPHVLRHAFASHLLQNGADLRAVQELLGHSDISTTQIYTHVLEERLQELVQTHHPLAKQGKNLD, encoded by the coding sequence ATGAACGCTCAGGCGGCAGGAGGGCGCGATGGCGCGCGGCTGGAAAGCTTTCTGGAAATGATGAGCGCCGAGCGCGGCGCCGCCACAAACACACTCTCTTCCTATGAGCACGATCTTTCCGATCTGCGCGAATTTCTCGGCCAGCGCGGCCAGTCTTTGACGGAAGCGGGCACCCCGGACCTCTCCGCCTATCTGACCCATCTTTCCGCTCAGGGCTTTGCCGCCACTTCACAGGCAAGACGCCTGTCCTCCATGCGGCAATTCTATCGTTTCCTCTATTCGGAAGGGCTGCGCAGCGACGATCCAACCGGCATCATCGACGCCCCGAAAAAAGGCCTCACCCTGCCGAAAACAATGAGCGTCGACGATGTGAACAGGCTTCTTGCCCTTGCCGCGCAGGAAGCCGCCACATCCGGTCCCGGCCAGCTTGCCCGCATCCGCATGCATCTGCTGCTCGAGCTTCTTTATGCCACCGGCATGCGTGTGAGCGAACTTGTCTCGCTGCCGGTTAAGGTGCTGCGTCAGGAAGGCCGCTTCCTGATGATCCGCGGTAAAGGCAACAAGGACCGCATGGTTCTTCTTTCCCGCGCCGCCATCGAGGCGATGGAAAAATACGAGGCTGCCAGAAAGGCGCTCGCGCCGGAGAAAAGCAGGGCGGCCGCTACGCAGAAAAAACCGGAGACACAGGAGAGCCCGTGGCTGTTTCCTTCGAATAGCAAGGAAGGTCACCTGCCCCGCCAGGTCTTTGCCCGCGACCTCAAGGATATTGCCATTCGTGCGGGTCTGACCCCATCCGCGGTATCACCGCATGTCCTGCGTCATGCCTTTGCCAGCCACCTTTTGCAGAACGGCGCTGACTTGCGCGCCGTGCAGGAACTGCTGGGCCATTCCGACATTTCCACGACACAAATCTATACACATGTGCTGGAAGAACGCCTGCAAGAGCTGGTACAAACACATCACCCCCTTGCCAAACAGGGCAAAAACCTTGATTAG
- a CDS encoding BolA family protein produces MSLRERIETKLRESFSPERLRVVDESQMHAGHQPDITGTGETHMRVQIVSESFSGKSRVERHRAINALLKPELDAGLHALAIEAAAPGEAVRF; encoded by the coding sequence ATGTCCCTGCGAGAACGCATAGAAACCAAGCTTCGGGAGAGCTTTTCACCGGAGCGCCTGAGGGTCGTCGATGAAAGCCAGATGCATGCGGGCCACCAGCCTGATATAACCGGCACAGGCGAGACGCATATGCGTGTTCAGATAGTGTCGGAAAGCTTTTCCGGCAAGTCTCGCGTCGAGCGCCACCGGGCGATCAACGCGCTTTTGAAGCCGGAACTCGATGCCGGCCTGCATGCGCTGGCGATAGAGGCGGCGGCGCCGGGGGAAGCGGTGCGGTTTTAA
- the cobS gene encoding cobaltochelatase subunit CobS encodes MSKIDLDISNLPDTTVSVREVFGIDTDLRVPAYSQGDAYVPDLDPDYLFDRDTTLAILAGFAHNRRVMVSGFHGTGKSTHIEQVAARLNWPCVRVNLDSHVSRIDLVGKDAIVLKDGKQVTEFKDGILPWAYQHNVALVFDEYDAGRPDVMFVIQRVLESSGRLTLLDQSRVIRPHPAFRIFATANTVGLGDTTGLYHGTQQINQAQMDRWSIVTTLNYLPHEQEVNIIAAKVKSLDNPKGRETVSKMVRVADLTRSAFVNGDLSTVMSPRTVITWAENAEIFGDLAFAFRVTFLNKCDELERTLVAEQYQRAFGVELKESAANIVLSA; translated from the coding sequence ATGAGCAAAATCGACCTTGATATTTCCAACCTGCCCGACACGACGGTGTCTGTACGGGAGGTTTTCGGCATTGATACGGATCTGCGGGTTCCCGCCTATTCCCAGGGCGACGCCTATGTGCCTGACCTTGATCCCGACTATCTTTTCGATCGCGACACGACGCTTGCGATCCTTGCCGGTTTTGCTCACAACCGACGTGTCATGGTCTCCGGTTTCCACGGCACGGGTAAATCCACCCATATCGAGCAGGTGGCTGCCCGCCTGAACTGGCCTTGCGTGCGCGTCAACCTCGACAGCCATGTCAGCCGTATCGACCTCGTCGGCAAGGATGCCATCGTTCTGAAGGACGGCAAGCAGGTTACCGAATTCAAGGACGGCATTCTGCCCTGGGCCTACCAGCACAATGTCGCGCTCGTCTTCGATGAATATGATGCCGGCCGCCCGGACGTGATGTTCGTTATCCAGCGCGTGCTGGAATCCTCCGGCCGCCTGACGCTGCTCGACCAGAGCCGCGTCATCCGTCCTCACCCGGCCTTCCGCATTTTTGCGACCGCCAACACGGTCGGCCTCGGTGATACGACCGGCCTTTACCACGGCACGCAGCAGATCAACCAGGCGCAGATGGACCGCTGGTCTATCGTCACCACGCTGAACTACCTGCCGCATGAGCAGGAAGTGAACATCATTGCCGCCAAGGTGAAGAGCCTCGATAATCCGAAGGGCCGCGAAACCGTCTCCAAGATGGTGCGTGTTGCCGATCTGACCCGTTCTGCCTTCGTCAACGGCGACCTTTCCACGGTCATGAGCCCGCGTACCGTCATCACCTGGGCGGAAAATGCGGAAATCTTCGGCGATCTCGCCTTTGCCTTCCGCGTGACCTTCCTCAACAAGTGCGACGAACTGGAGCGCACGCTGGTGGCCGAGCAATATCAGCGGGCTTTCGGCGTCGAGCTGAAGGAAAGTGCTGCGAACATTGTTCTCAGCGCCTGA
- a CDS encoding pentapeptide repeat-containing protein: protein MQIKDVIDIIDATSATLSGSSFDDVNLSGTVFNNVNLAGTRFNDINFSGASFTDSNMSGWSIYDVNFTGLKLSNTNLSGVQITGCRMTGMKIDGIPVEDMMAAYKAAQTV from the coding sequence ATGCAGATCAAGGACGTCATCGACATTATAGATGCGACGAGCGCCACGCTTTCGGGCTCCAGCTTCGACGACGTCAATTTGTCGGGAACGGTCTTCAACAATGTCAATCTGGCCGGCACACGCTTCAACGACATCAACTTTTCCGGTGCGTCGTTTACGGACAGCAACATGTCCGGCTGGTCGATCTATGACGTCAATTTCACCGGGTTGAAGCTGAGCAACACAAACCTGTCCGGCGTGCAGATAACGGGGTGCCGAATGACCGGCATGAAGATCGACGGCATTCCCGTCGAGGATATGATGGCGGCCTACAAGGCGGCGCAGACGGTCTGA
- a CDS encoding acetyl-CoA carboxylase carboxyltransferase subunit alpha, with product MHNYLDFEKPISDLEGKIIELKKLADEDESIDTSEEINRLESRVNDAMQDIYSKLNAWQKTQVARHPQRPHFVDYAKALFTDFTPLAGDRKFSEDAAIQAGLARFNGQPVAIIGQEKGNDTKSRLKHNFGSPRPEGYRKAIRVLELADRFSLPVITLIDTAGAYPGVGAEERGQAEAIARSTEMCLNVKVPIVSVVIGEGGSGGAIAIATGNRVYMLEHAIYSVISPEGAASILWRDSTRAKEAATNMKITSEDLKSLGVIDGIIPEPIGGAHRAPETVIGATGDVIAKALADLSQRSGTQLRAERRQKFLDIGRNL from the coding sequence ATGCACAATTATCTCGACTTCGAAAAACCTATCTCGGACCTTGAAGGCAAGATCATCGAGCTGAAGAAGCTTGCCGATGAAGACGAGAGCATAGACACCTCGGAGGAGATCAACCGTCTGGAATCGCGCGTCAACGATGCGATGCAGGACATCTATTCCAAGCTGAACGCCTGGCAGAAAACGCAGGTCGCGCGCCATCCGCAGCGCCCGCATTTCGTCGATTACGCCAAGGCGTTGTTCACCGATTTCACGCCGCTTGCCGGCGACCGCAAATTTTCCGAGGACGCGGCTATTCAGGCGGGCCTTGCCCGCTTCAACGGTCAGCCCGTCGCCATCATCGGCCAGGAAAAGGGCAACGACACCAAAAGCCGCCTGAAGCACAATTTCGGCAGCCCGCGCCCGGAAGGTTACCGCAAGGCGATCCGCGTGCTGGAGCTGGCTGACCGTTTCTCGCTGCCGGTCATAACCCTCATCGATACGGCAGGCGCCTATCCTGGCGTCGGCGCGGAAGAGCGCGGCCAGGCCGAAGCCATCGCCCGTTCAACGGAAATGTGCCTCAACGTCAAGGTGCCTATCGTCTCCGTCGTCATCGGCGAAGGTGGTTCGGGCGGCGCCATCGCGATTGCCACCGGCAACCGCGTCTACATGCTCGAACATGCGATCTATTCGGTGATCTCGCCGGAAGGTGCAGCCTCCATTCTCTGGCGCGATTCGACCCGCGCCAAGGAAGCTGCAACCAATATGAAGATCACCTCGGAAGATCTGAAATCGCTTGGCGTTATCGACGGGATCATTCCCGAACCGATCGGCGGCGCACACCGTGCACCGGAAACCGTGATCGGTGCGACCGGCGATGTCATCGCCAAGGCGCTGGCCGATCTCTCCCAGCGTTCCGGCACACAGCTGCGCGCTGAACGCCGCCAGAAGTTCCTGGATATTGGCCGGAATCTCTAA